The genomic stretch TTAGCCATTGCAATGAATAAATTAGGTGCTAGAAGCAATAGTGGTGAAGGTGGAGAAAATCCAAGACGCTATGAGCTTGATGAAAACGGTGATAACCGTCGAAGTGCCATTAAACAAATTGCATCAGGACGATTTGGTGTGAAAAGTCACTATTTAGTAAATGCTGATGAGTTGCAAATTAAAATGGCTCAAGGAGCTAAACCAGGAGAAGGCGGACAGCTGCCAGGAAACAAAGTATATCCATGGGTTGCAGATGTTCGTGGATCTACTCCGGGAGTGGGATTAATCTCTCCTCCACCACATCATGATATTTATTCAATTGAAGACTTGGCTCAGCTTATTCATGACTTGAAAAATGCCAACCGTAATGCTCGTATTAGCGTTAAGCTTGTATCAAAAGCAGGTGTTGGAACGATTGCTGCTGGTGTTGCAAAAGGTGTAGCAGATGTAATTGTTATTAGTGGATACGACGGTGGAACAGGTGCGTCACCAAAAACGAGTATTAAACATACGGGCCTACCTTGGGAGTTAGGTTTAGCGGAAGCTCACCAAACTCTAATGTTAAACGGCCTTCGCGAGAAGGTAGTGCTAGAAACAGACGGAAAGCTAATGACAGGAAAAGACGTTGTTATGGCAGCACTTTTAGGTGCAGAAGAGTATGGGTTTGCTACGGCTCCACTAATTGTATTAGGCTGCATCATGATGCGTGCTTGCCATTTAGATACATGTCCTGTTGGTGTAGCAACACAAAATCCAGAGCTTCGTAAAAAGTTCTTGGGTGAGCCAGATCATATCGTAAACTATATGCGTTTTGTTGCACAAGAAGTTCGTGAAATTATGGCGGAGCTAGGGTTCAAAACAATGGAAGAGATGGTTGGACGCACAGATGTGCTGCATGTTAGTGAGCGTGCACAGTCACATTGGAAAGCGCAGTACTTAAATTTGACAACACTTTTACATCAAGTAGATGGTGTGCGTACGTTTAAGACACCTCAAAATCATAAAATTGATCAGTCTCTAGATGTGCAAAAAATCTTACCTGCTGTACAGCAAGCGATTGAAGAGCAATATCAAGTGGACCTTTCATTAGATATTCATAATACGAATCGAGTGGTAGGTACGGTTGTTGGTAGTGAAATTACCAAACGTTACGGTGAGCAAGGATTGGCTGAGGATACGATTACGCTTCGCTTCTCAGGTTCAGCTGGCCAAAGTTTCGGAGCATTTATTCCAACTGGTATGACGCTCCATTTAACAGGTGATGCCAATGACTATATTGGTAAAGGTTTGTCAGGTGGAAAAATCACGGTATCTGCACCAAAGCAATCTACTATCGTTTCAGGTGACAATGTTATTGTTGGAAACGTTGCTTTTATCGGTGCAACAAGTGGAGAAGCATACGTAAGTGGTAGAGCAGGTGAGCGATTTGCAGTTCGTAACAGCGGTGCGCATGTTGTGGTGGAAGGTATCGGGGATCACGGCTGTGAATATATGACAGGTGGTCGAGTTGTTGTTCTGGGAACTGTTGGTAAAAACTTCGGAGCAGGTATGTCAGGTGGTATTGCATACGTACTGGCAGATGATAAAGACGAATTTAAGAAGCTTTGTAATCAAGAAATGATTGGTTTTGAAGGTTTAGAAGCTCATGAGGCAGGCGAAGTAAAAGCGATGATTGAGCGTCACCTTGAATATACAAATAGCCAAAAAGCAGCCTTTGTTTTAGAGAACTGGTCACAAATGATTAGTAAGTTCGTAAAAGTTATTCCAAATGATTACAAGCGTATGATTACTCGTATTGAAGAACAAAAAGAAGCAGGGCTTTCTGAAGAGGAAGCAATTATGAGCGCATTTGAAGAAAATGCACAGCAAGAAAAGAAGTCAATTTCAAAACAACAAGAAGCGGTAGCTCAGTAAGAAAGGGGAGAGTAAAATGGGAAAACCAACAGGATTTATGGAAATTAAACGTGAAAAAGGCAAAGAAAGAGATCCTTTAAAACGTTTAAGTGACTGGAACGAATATGCTGCTCCTTTATCTGATGAGGCACTGAGTCGACAAGGAGCACGATGTATGGATTGTGCAACTCCATTTTGTCATATGGGGATGGATATTAATGCTTTTACATCGGGCTGTCCAATTTATAATTTGATTCCAGAATGGAACGATTTAGTATATAGAGGTCAGTGGAAAGAAGCACTTGATCGTTTAGTAAAAACAAATAACTTCCCTGAATTCACAGGGCGCGTCTGTCCAGCGCCTTGTGAGGGATCCTGTACATTAGCTATTTCAGACCCTGCAGTTTCAATCAAAAATATTGAACGAGCAATTATTGATAAAGGGTTTGAAAACGGTTGGATTACACCGCGTATTCCAGAGAAGCGTACGGGGAAAAAGGTAGCCATTATCGGTTCAGGGCCAGCTGGTTTAGCAAGTGCAGATCAGCTGAACCAAGCAGGACACTCTGTAACTGTATATGAGCGTGCAGATCGTCCTGGTGGCTTGCTAACATACGGCATTCCTAATATGAAGCTTGATAAAGAGGTAGTGGCAAGAAGAATTCGCTTATTAACGCAAGAAGGTATTGATTTTGTTACAAATACAGAAGTGGGCAAAGACGTAACGCGCGAAGAACTTCAAGAGCAGTACGATGCGGTTATCCTTTGTACGGGTGCTCAAAAGCAGCGTAATTTAGTCATTGAGGGTAGAGAAGCAAAAGGTATTCATTTTGCAATGGACTATTTGACAACGACAACAAAAAGTATGCTAGATTCTAATTTTAAAGACGGTCAGTATATCGATGCTAAAGGCAAAGATGTAATTGTCATTGGGGGAGGGGACACAGGAGCAGACTGCGTAGCAACAGCACTACGTCAAGAATGTCGTAGCGTCGTTCAATTTGGTAAACACCCTCAGCTTCCAACAGAACGTACATCTGATAACATGTGGCCAGAGTACCCTCAAGTGTTTAATCTTGAATATGCATATGAAGAGGCTCAGGCAAAGTTCGGAGATGATCCGAGAGAGTATTCAATTCAAACAAAAAAAATTGTCGCTGATGAAAATGGTCATTTAAAAGAGCTTCATACAATTCAGATGGAGAAGCTTGTTGATGAAAGCGGTCGTTATACATTTAATGAAATTCCAGGAACAGAAAAAGTTTGGCCAGCTCAACTGGTCTTTATCGCAATCGGTTTTGAAGGGCCTGAACAACCTGTTCTTGAGCAGTTGGGTGTTGAAACGAAAAACAACAAAGTGGCTGCAGCGTACGGAAAATATACAACAAATGTTGAAGGTGTATTTGCTGCCGGAGACGCACGTCGTGGTCAGAGCCTTATTGTATGGGCTATTCATGAAGGTCGCGAAGTAGCAAAACAAGTAGATCACTACTTA from Bacillus sp. 1780r2a1 encodes the following:
- the gltD gene encoding glutamate synthase small subunit, whose product is MGKPTGFMEIKREKGKERDPLKRLSDWNEYAAPLSDEALSRQGARCMDCATPFCHMGMDINAFTSGCPIYNLIPEWNDLVYRGQWKEALDRLVKTNNFPEFTGRVCPAPCEGSCTLAISDPAVSIKNIERAIIDKGFENGWITPRIPEKRTGKKVAIIGSGPAGLASADQLNQAGHSVTVYERADRPGGLLTYGIPNMKLDKEVVARRIRLLTQEGIDFVTNTEVGKDVTREELQEQYDAVILCTGAQKQRNLVIEGREAKGIHFAMDYLTTTTKSMLDSNFKDGQYIDAKGKDVIVIGGGDTGADCVATALRQECRSVVQFGKHPQLPTERTSDNMWPEYPQVFNLEYAYEEAQAKFGDDPREYSIQTKKIVADENGHLKELHTIQMEKLVDESGRYTFNEIPGTEKVWPAQLVFIAIGFEGPEQPVLEQLGVETKNNKVAAAYGKYTTNVEGVFAAGDARRGQSLIVWAIHEGREVAKQVDHYLMGATVLP